A single genomic interval of Lathyrus oleraceus cultivar Zhongwan6 chromosome 7, CAAS_Psat_ZW6_1.0, whole genome shotgun sequence harbors:
- the LOC127100416 gene encoding uncharacterized protein LOC127100416 isoform X1 codes for MDKIEHKFVNVGDLKLHIAEIGSGPNVVVFLHGFPEIWYSWRHQLIALAAAGFRAIAPDYRGYGLSDSPPEPEKTTFSHLLNDLLAILDALSLSKVFLVGKDFGGPPAYLFSILHPERVLGVITLGVPYVPPGPPMLHKYLPEGFYILRWKEPGRAEADFGRFDAKTVVRNVYILFSRSELPIANENQEIMDLVEPDTPLPSWFTDEDLSTYGALYEKSGFRTALQVPYRTVGDDLSLPDPVVKVPALLIMGGKDYVFKFPGMEDLIKSEKAKELVPNLEVKFIPEGTHFVQEQFPEQVNQLILAFIGKHI; via the exons ATGGATAAAATTGAACACAAGTTCGTCAACGTGGGAGATCTCAAACTCCACATAGCAGAAATTGGAAGCG GTCCAAACGTCGTCGTATTCCTCCACGGCTTCCCTGAGATATGGTACTCCTGGCGCCACCAATTAATAGCCCTCGCCGCTGCCGGATTCAGAGCTATCGCTCCCGATTACAGAGGTTACGGCCTCTCCGATTCACCACCCGAACCCGAAAAGACTACCTTCTCTCATCTTCTCAACGACCTCCTCGCAATTCTCGACGCTCTTTCTCTTTCTAAG GTGTTTCTGGTTGGAAAGGATTTTGGAGGTCCACCAGCATATCTGTTTTCCATTCTACACCCAGAAAGGGTGTTAGGAGTTATCACATTGGGAGTTCCATATGTTCCACCAGGCCCCCCTATGCTTCATAAATACCTCCCAGAAGGTTTCTACATTTTGAGATGGAAG GAACCAGGAAGAGCAGAGGCTGATTTTGGACGCTTTGATGCAAAAACTGTTGTGCGAAACGTTTACATACTTTTCTCAAGAAGTGAATTGCCAATAGCTAATGAAAATCAAGAGATCATGGATTTGGTGGAACCTGATACCCCTCTTCCCTCTTGGTTTACTGACGAGGATCTATCAACTTATGGAGCCTTGTATGAGAAATCTGGATTCCGAACCGCGCTGCAGGTTCCATATAG GACAGTTGGTGATGACTTGAGCTTGCCAGATCCTGTAGTCAAAGTTCCAGCGCTGCTGATAATGGGTGGGAAGGATTATGTTTTCAAGTTTCCAGGGATGGAGGATTTGATAAAAAGTGAGAAAGCCAAAGAGCTTGTTCCCAATTTAGAGGTTAAGTTTATTCCAGAGGGAACACATTTTGTTCAAGAACAATTTCCTGAACAGGTGAATCAGCTTATCCTTGCCTTCATAGGCAAACACATTTGA
- the LOC127100416 gene encoding uncharacterized protein LOC127100416 isoform X2 produces MDKIEHKFVNVGDLKLHIAEIGSGPNVVVFLHGFPEIWYSWRHQLIALAAAGFRAIAPDYRGYGLSDSPPEPEKTTFSHLLNDLLAILDALSLSKVFLVGKDFGGPPAYLFSILHPERVLGVITLGVPYVPPGPPMLHKYLPEGFYILRWKEPGRAEADFGRFDAKTVVRNVYILFSRSELPIANENQEIMDLVEPDTPLPSWFTDEDLSTYGALYEKSGFRTALQVPYSW; encoded by the exons ATGGATAAAATTGAACACAAGTTCGTCAACGTGGGAGATCTCAAACTCCACATAGCAGAAATTGGAAGCG GTCCAAACGTCGTCGTATTCCTCCACGGCTTCCCTGAGATATGGTACTCCTGGCGCCACCAATTAATAGCCCTCGCCGCTGCCGGATTCAGAGCTATCGCTCCCGATTACAGAGGTTACGGCCTCTCCGATTCACCACCCGAACCCGAAAAGACTACCTTCTCTCATCTTCTCAACGACCTCCTCGCAATTCTCGACGCTCTTTCTCTTTCTAAG GTGTTTCTGGTTGGAAAGGATTTTGGAGGTCCACCAGCATATCTGTTTTCCATTCTACACCCAGAAAGGGTGTTAGGAGTTATCACATTGGGAGTTCCATATGTTCCACCAGGCCCCCCTATGCTTCATAAATACCTCCCAGAAGGTTTCTACATTTTGAGATGGAAG GAACCAGGAAGAGCAGAGGCTGATTTTGGACGCTTTGATGCAAAAACTGTTGTGCGAAACGTTTACATACTTTTCTCAAGAAGTGAATTGCCAATAGCTAATGAAAATCAAGAGATCATGGATTTGGTGGAACCTGATACCCCTCTTCCCTCTTGGTTTACTGACGAGGATCTATCAACTTATGGAGCCTTGTATGAGAAATCTGGATTCCGAACCGCGCTGCAGGTTCCATATAG TTGGTGA